The segment AATCTATATAAAAGGTTATGACTATGCTCGCCCGCGGGTAGCGCGTGTCGAAAACAAGTAAAATTTACGTGCTCTGCAACAATCCCCCGAACATCATTGCGCTGCGCTTTATAGGGGCTTTTATAAAAACGGCAATGGGGCAATTTGCACAAATTTGCATAGTTGCAAAGTCTCTTGAATCTTGCGCGGCAGCCGGTTCAACATAAATAAAAAGGGCGGCCCGAGAGCCGCCCTTCGTCAATTCCGGATGCCGGAATAGATCATGAGATGAGGCGTGAGCCTATCACATCATGTCCATGCCGCCACTTCAGGCCGCTTGTCGGCCTGAAGCATCAAAGATGCATGGGCGAAGCTTTATGGACATTCCTGTGATTGGCCGATGGCCTATCACATCATGTCCATGCCGCCACTTCAGGCCGCTTGTCGGCCTGAAGCATCAAAGATGCATGGGCGAAGCTTTATGGACATTCCTGTGATTGGCCGATGGCCTATCACATCATGTCCATGCCGCCCATGCCGCCCATGCCGCCCGGCATGCCAGCAGGGGCATCCTTCTTCGGCAGCTCGGCAATCATGGCTTCGGTGGTGATCAGCAGCGAAGCAACCGAAGCTGCATCCTGCAGAGCCGTGCGAACGACCTTGACCGGGTCGACGATGCCCATGGTGATCATGTCGCCGTAGACGCCCGTCTGAGCGTTGTAGCCGAAGTTGTCTTCGTTCTTGTCGAGGATCTTGCCGACAACGATGGAGGCTTCATCACCAGCGTTTTCAGCGATCTGGCGGCAAGGAGCCTGCAGAGCGCGACGGATGATGTTGATGCCGGCTTCCTGATCGTCGTTTTCACCCTTTGCAGAGATCTTGACGGAAGAACGCAGCAGAGCGGTGCCGCCGCCCGGTACGATGCCTTCCTGAACGGCAGCACGCGTCGCGTTGAGGGCGTCGTCGATGCGGTCCTTCTTTTCCTTCACTTCGACTTCCGTCGAGCCGCCGACGCGGATGACGGCAACGCCGCCAGCGAGCTTGGCAAGACGTTCCTGCAGCTTTTCGCGGTCGTAGTCGGAGGTGGTTTCTTCGATCTGAGCCTTGATCTGGGCAACGCGGCCTTCGATGTCGGACTTGGCGCCCGAACCGTCGACGATCGTGGTGTTTTCCTTGGAGATCGAGACCTTCTTGGCGCGGCCGAGCATGTCGAGGGTGACAGACTCAAGCTTGATGCCGAGATCTTCGGAGATGACAGTGCCGCCCGTCAGGATGGCGATGTCTTCCAGCATGGCCTTGCGGCGATCGCCGAAGCCCGGAGCCTTGACGGCAGCGATCTTGAGGCCACCGCGCAGCTTGTTGACGACGAGCGTTGCGAGAGCTTCGCCTTCGACGTCTTCAGCGATGATGAGGAGCGGCTTGCCGGTCTGAACGACAGCTTCGAGAACCGGGAGCATGGCCTGCAGGTTCGAGAGCTTCTTCTCGTGCAGGAGGATGAACGCGTCTTCGAGATCGGCGATCATCTTTTCCGGGTTGGTTACGAAGTAGGGGCTGAGGTAGCCACGGTCGAACTGCATGCCTTCGACGACTTCGAGTTCGGTTTCAGCCGTCTTGGCTTCTTCAACCGTGATGACGCCTTCGTTGCCGACCTTCTGCATGGCTTCAGCAATATCGAGACCGATCTGCTTTTCGCCGTTTGCCGAGATCGTGCCGACCTGTGCGACTTCTTCCGAGGTGTTGATCTTCTTGGCCTTGGCCTGGAGATCCTTGACGACTTCAGCAACGGCGAGATCGATGCCGCGCTTCAGGTCCATCGGGTTCATGCCGGCA is part of the Rhizobium sp. CB3090 genome and harbors:
- the groL gene encoding chaperonin GroEL (60 kDa chaperone family; promotes refolding of misfolded polypeptides especially under stressful conditions; forms two stacked rings of heptamers to form a barrel-shaped 14mer; ends can be capped by GroES; misfolded proteins enter the barrel where they are refolded when GroES binds), whose translation is MAAKEVKFGRSAREKMLRGVDILADAVKVTLGPKGRNVVIDKSFGAPRITKDGVTVAKEIELEDKFENMGAQMVREVASKTNDIAGDGTTTATVLAQAIVREGAKAVAAGMNPMDLKRGIDLAVAEVVKDLQAKAKKINTSEEVAQVGTISANGEKQIGLDIAEAMQKVGNEGVITVEEAKTAETELEVVEGMQFDRGYLSPYFVTNPEKMIADLEDAFILLHEKKLSNLQAMLPVLEAVVQTGKPLLIIAEDVEGEALATLVVNKLRGGLKIAAVKAPGFGDRRKAMLEDIAILTGGTVISEDLGIKLESVTLDMLGRAKKVSISKENTTIVDGSGAKSDIEGRVAQIKAQIEETTSDYDREKLQERLAKLAGGVAVIRVGGSTEVEVKEKKDRIDDALNATRAAVQEGIVPGGGTALLRSSVKISAKGENDDQEAGINIIRRALQAPCRQIAENAGDEASIVVGKILDKNEDNFGYNAQTGVYGDMITMGIVDPVKVVRTALQDAASVASLLITTEAMIAELPKKDAPAGMPGGMGGMGGMDMM